A stretch of the Marinobacter sp. JH2 genome encodes the following:
- the pepQ gene encoding Xaa-Pro dipeptidase: protein MPDTDLLMLQRDHIKTLQTRYQAALAEHGYDGLMISSGASPLQYGDDQGWVFQGYGPFLHWTGLAGFEHAWLLIRPGRKPLLSLYQPVDFWHATLELTTEPWHEEIELTYRDHRAAPEFDGVSELAVIGDPNLLVGLPGTHNPETLCVALDEARVHKTPYEIACLAKANVIAVAGHRAARDAFLAGASEFDISLAYQQATRQREAEAPYNSIIGINEHASTLHYQYYDMATPTKSRSLLIDAGVRYRGYCSDITRTTAGVEEGRFAALVHGLEQLQFRLCDMVAPGVEYVDIHRRTHQGIAALLNAAGLVTGLSDEDMVAEGITRAFFPHGIGHFLGAQVHDVAGKPVPPPDDAPFLRLTRTLEPGMVVTIEPGLYFIPSLLEPILEGRLGQYLNRERLGELRGCGGIRIEDNVVVTETGNRNLTREAES, encoded by the coding sequence ATGCCGGACACCGATTTGCTGATGCTTCAGCGAGATCACATCAAAACGCTTCAAACCCGATACCAAGCCGCGTTGGCGGAACACGGGTACGATGGGTTGATGATCAGCTCCGGAGCGTCGCCTCTGCAATACGGTGACGATCAGGGTTGGGTGTTTCAGGGCTATGGTCCGTTCTTGCACTGGACTGGCTTGGCCGGGTTTGAACACGCTTGGCTGTTGATCCGGCCGGGGCGCAAACCTTTGTTGTCGTTGTATCAACCGGTGGATTTCTGGCATGCGACCTTGGAACTGACAACGGAGCCTTGGCACGAGGAAATTGAGCTCACCTACCGCGACCATCGTGCGGCGCCGGAATTCGATGGCGTGAGTGAATTAGCCGTTATCGGCGATCCCAACCTCCTCGTCGGTTTACCCGGCACTCACAACCCAGAGACATTGTGTGTCGCACTGGATGAAGCTCGAGTGCACAAAACTCCCTACGAAATCGCTTGTCTGGCCAAGGCCAACGTAATAGCGGTGGCGGGTCACCGCGCCGCACGCGATGCCTTTTTGGCGGGTGCCAGCGAGTTTGATATCAGCTTGGCTTACCAACAGGCAACCCGGCAGCGTGAAGCTGAAGCGCCGTATAACAGCATTATTGGCATTAACGAACATGCCAGCACGCTGCATTACCAGTACTACGATATGGCAACCCCGACTAAATCTCGCAGCCTGTTAATTGATGCCGGTGTGCGTTACCGGGGCTATTGCTCTGATATTACCCGCACCACCGCTGGGGTAGAGGAAGGTCGTTTTGCCGCTTTGGTGCACGGGCTTGAGCAGCTGCAGTTTCGTTTGTGCGACATGGTCGCACCGGGCGTGGAATATGTGGATATTCATCGCCGCACTCATCAGGGCATTGCGGCCCTCTTGAATGCCGCGGGTCTGGTGACCGGGCTGAGCGACGAAGACATGGTGGCTGAGGGAATCACCCGGGCATTTTTCCCCCATGGCATTGGTCATTTCTTGGGAGCGCAAGTGCACGATGTGGCCGGTAAGCCGGTCCCACCTCCGGACGACGCTCCGTTCCTTCGTCTAACGAGAACATTGGAGCCCGGGATGGTTGTGACCATCGAGCCTGGGCTGTATTTCATACCCTCTCTGCTTGAACCGATACTGGAGGGGCGTTTGGGACAGTACTTAAACCGCGAACGGTTGGGTGAACTGAGGGGCTGCGGAGGTATCCGCATCGAAGACAACGTGGTGGTGACCGAGACGGGGAATCGCAACCTCACCCGCGAAGCCGAATCCTAA
- a CDS encoding oligopeptide/dipeptide ABC transporter ATP-binding protein, producing the protein MTSPLVEIRGLEKQFDLSGSLLEQITFKGGRFQRKQEAVHAINGVDLQVHKGEALCVVGESGCGKSTVARTVMGLLSPTAGEIHYDGKRIDNLTGRDALPYHRKMQMIFQNPYASLNPRMTIQQTLEEPVRFHQPDLSQNEIRAKVQEVMQSVGIDPDWGARFGHEFSGGQRQRIAIARALAVDPEFIVADEPISALDVSIQAQVLNLMMEAQETRNLTYLFITHDLAVVEHFGTRVAVMYLGRVCELADTKTLFANPRHPYTQALLSAIPKLEDERPNYIRLQGEVPTPVNLPSGCVFHGRCPHANERCRIEVPKLIATDASVQVACHGVEEGRL; encoded by the coding sequence ATGACCTCCCCCTTGGTTGAAATTCGTGGCTTGGAAAAACAGTTCGATCTGTCCGGCAGTTTGCTGGAGCAAATCACCTTCAAAGGCGGGCGCTTCCAGCGTAAACAGGAAGCCGTTCATGCCATTAACGGCGTAGACCTTCAGGTGCACAAAGGCGAAGCGTTGTGTGTGGTGGGTGAATCGGGTTGCGGCAAATCAACGGTGGCACGTACCGTGATGGGGCTGCTGTCGCCGACTGCCGGCGAAATTCACTATGACGGTAAGCGCATTGATAACCTGACGGGGCGTGATGCGCTGCCGTACCATCGTAAAATGCAGATGATTTTCCAGAACCCCTATGCGTCATTGAACCCGCGTATGACCATTCAGCAAACTCTGGAAGAACCGGTACGCTTTCATCAGCCGGATTTATCTCAAAATGAAATACGCGCCAAGGTTCAGGAAGTGATGCAGTCGGTCGGGATTGATCCGGATTGGGGCGCGAGGTTTGGGCACGAATTCTCTGGCGGTCAGCGCCAGCGTATCGCGATCGCTCGCGCGCTTGCGGTAGATCCTGAGTTTATCGTAGCCGATGAGCCTATTTCCGCGTTGGATGTTTCTATTCAGGCGCAGGTGCTCAACCTGATGATGGAAGCGCAGGAAACCCGAAACCTGACTTACCTGTTCATCACCCACGACTTGGCGGTGGTTGAGCACTTTGGTACCCGGGTGGCGGTGATGTATCTGGGCCGGGTGTGTGAGCTGGCGGACACGAAAACCTTGTTCGCTAATCCTCGCCATCCTTACACGCAAGCATTGTTGTCTGCTATTCCAAAATTGGAAGATGAGCGGCCCAACTACATTCGTTTGCAAGGAGAAGTGCCAACGCCGGTGAATTTGCCTTCAGGGTGCGTTTTCCACGGCCGTTGCCCGCACGCCAACGAACGCTGTCGCATCGAGGTGCCGAAGCTGATCGCGACCGATGCCAGCGTTCAGGTTGCTTGCCACGGAGTGGAAGAAGGGCGGCTGTAA
- a CDS encoding ABC transporter ATP-binding protein, producing the protein MALLEVKNLDVRFAVRGGDLTALRGISFSLDKGERLGLVGESGAGKSVAAFSILNLIAKPGFIAGGQILFEGKNLAAMSERELRKIRGNRIAMIFQDPMMTLNPVLTIGTQMVEAILAHRKISKKEARAIALDRLQKVQIPSPEKRLDQYPHELSGGMRQRVIIAIALLLDPEVIIADEPTTALDVTIQAEIMDLLLNLCEQENVALMLITHDLGVVSQVTQRMLVMYSGRIIEQGPTRDIINNAQHPYTGGLISALPQMGEPGARLFQIPGSMPSLKKVPTGCPFHPRCEYATDECRQVMPDYVQAGKVDVACFEVSKRIEQEKHMQEERP; encoded by the coding sequence ATGGCACTGTTGGAAGTAAAAAATCTGGATGTGCGTTTTGCTGTGCGTGGTGGTGATTTAACGGCCTTGCGCGGCATCAGTTTCAGCCTGGATAAAGGCGAGCGTCTTGGATTGGTAGGGGAGTCCGGTGCCGGTAAATCGGTGGCGGCGTTCTCTATCCTGAACTTGATCGCCAAGCCTGGCTTCATTGCCGGTGGCCAGATTCTGTTCGAAGGCAAAAATTTGGCGGCCATGAGCGAGCGGGAATTGCGCAAGATTCGTGGCAACCGTATTGCGATGATCTTCCAAGACCCGATGATGACCCTGAATCCAGTGCTCACCATTGGCACGCAAATGGTCGAGGCCATTCTGGCGCATCGGAAAATCAGTAAGAAAGAAGCTCGTGCGATTGCCTTGGACCGGCTTCAGAAAGTGCAGATCCCGTCGCCGGAGAAACGGTTGGATCAGTATCCCCACGAGTTGTCTGGTGGCATGCGCCAGCGCGTGATCATTGCCATCGCCCTGTTGCTGGACCCGGAAGTCATCATCGCCGATGAGCCAACCACCGCGCTGGATGTCACCATTCAGGCCGAAATCATGGACTTGCTGCTCAATCTGTGTGAGCAGGAAAACGTCGCACTGATGCTGATCACCCACGATCTGGGGGTGGTATCTCAGGTGACGCAGCGGATGTTGGTGATGTATTCAGGCCGAATTATCGAACAGGGCCCGACCCGCGACATCATCAACAACGCTCAGCACCCCTATACCGGTGGTTTGATCAGCGCTTTGCCACAAATGGGCGAGCCCGGAGCAAGACTGTTCCAGATTCCAGGCTCGATGCCGTCCCTGAAAAAAGTACCCACCGGTTGCCCGTTCCATCCTCGTTGCGAATATGCGACCGATGAGTGCCGGCAGGTTATGCCGGACTATGTGCAGGCAGGGAAGGTGGACGTGGCATGTTTCGAAGTCAGCAAACGGATTGAACAGGAGAAACACATGCAGGAGGAGCGCCCATGA
- a CDS encoding ABC transporter permease has translation MTTATVSRWDRFRESFFWYSFKRDKVAIASFIVLLLMVLAAVFAPMLAPADPYDLAQIDIMNSELPPAGLDGSDPAFPLGTDAQGRDMLSTILYGTRVSLMIGFGAVLLQSILGVLFGLLAGYLGGKVDAVLMRIADVQLSFSTLMVAIIVGAVFKASFGNLMFGEIAIYMLIFIIGVAEWPQIARTVRASVLAEKKKEYVDAAKVMGFGTPRIMFRHILPNTLSPIFVIGTVQIANAIISEAALSFLGLGMPETQPSLGSLIKSGFDYIQSGSWWITLIPGLVLVVLVLVINLLGDWLRDVMNPRLYKG, from the coding sequence ATGACAACGGCAACGGTTTCCCGCTGGGACCGCTTCCGCGAGTCCTTTTTCTGGTACAGCTTCAAGCGCGACAAGGTGGCTATCGCCAGTTTTATCGTCTTGCTGCTGATGGTGTTGGCGGCGGTGTTCGCGCCCATGCTGGCGCCGGCTGACCCTTATGATCTGGCCCAGATCGACATCATGAATTCTGAGTTGCCGCCGGCCGGGCTGGATGGCTCCGATCCGGCATTCCCTTTAGGTACCGATGCCCAAGGCCGGGATATGCTCTCGACCATTTTGTACGGCACCCGGGTGTCGCTGATGATTGGCTTCGGCGCGGTCTTGCTGCAATCGATTTTGGGTGTGCTATTCGGCCTGTTGGCGGGCTATCTAGGGGGTAAAGTTGATGCGGTGCTGATGCGCATTGCTGATGTTCAGCTGTCCTTCTCGACTCTGATGGTTGCCATTATCGTGGGTGCGGTCTTCAAAGCCAGTTTCGGTAACCTGATGTTCGGTGAAATCGCCATCTACATGCTGATCTTCATCATCGGTGTGGCCGAATGGCCACAGATCGCCCGTACCGTGCGCGCCTCGGTGCTGGCGGAGAAGAAGAAAGAGTATGTCGATGCCGCCAAGGTCATGGGCTTTGGCACACCGCGCATTATGTTTCGTCATATTTTGCCGAATACGCTGTCGCCGATTTTTGTTATTGGCACGGTGCAGATCGCCAACGCCATTATTTCAGAAGCGGCGTTGTCGTTTCTCGGCCTGGGTATGCCGGAAACCCAGCCGTCGTTGGGCTCCTTGATTAAGTCCGGTTTTGACTACATTCAGAGTGGCTCCTGGTGGATCACATTGATTCCGGGGTTAGTGCTGGTGGTGCTCGTACTGGTCATCAATCTGTTGGGTGACTGGTTGCGGGATGTAATGAACCCACGGCTGTATAAGGGGTAA
- a CDS encoding ABC transporter permease, with translation MLAFLVQRISQALLVMFVISVIAFAIQDGLGDPLQEMVGMSVSEEEREAIREELGLNDPFLVQYFRFAGNAIQGDLGNSYFYSKPALEVIAEHLPATLELVIGASLMIILLSVPIGVYAAIRPQAWLSKFFMGVSTVGISIPVFLTAIVLIQLFSIGVTVNWFPSDTGWGQWMNEFLTTEGGLPSYGRGDELVHLFGTWHSGLFTREGLAHLLLPCISLASIMLPLFIRLIRAEMMEVLQSDYIRFARAKGLSAGRINFLHALKNTMLPVITVGGVQIGIMVAYTILTETVFQWPGLGLMFLEAITRSDIPLIVAYLMVVGLIFVITNTLVDLIYGLVNPTVKLAGKKA, from the coding sequence ATGCTAGCGTTTTTGGTTCAGCGGATATCCCAGGCGTTGCTGGTCATGTTTGTGATCAGTGTGATTGCCTTTGCCATACAGGATGGCCTCGGGGACCCGCTTCAGGAAATGGTAGGCATGTCCGTTTCAGAAGAGGAACGGGAAGCCATTCGAGAAGAATTGGGATTGAACGATCCTTTCTTGGTCCAGTATTTCCGGTTCGCCGGGAACGCTATTCAGGGCGATCTGGGCAACTCTTATTTTTACAGCAAACCGGCACTTGAGGTCATTGCCGAGCACCTGCCTGCAACGCTTGAGCTCGTCATCGGCGCCAGTTTGATGATTATACTTTTATCGGTTCCGATCGGGGTTTATGCGGCCATACGGCCACAAGCCTGGCTGTCTAAATTCTTCATGGGTGTGAGTACAGTGGGGATCTCGATCCCGGTGTTTCTCACGGCCATTGTCTTGATCCAACTGTTCTCCATCGGCGTTACCGTGAATTGGTTCCCGAGTGACACCGGGTGGGGCCAATGGATGAACGAGTTTCTCACCACCGAAGGCGGCTTGCCTTCCTACGGCCGCGGCGATGAACTCGTTCATCTGTTCGGCACCTGGCATTCTGGATTGTTTACCCGCGAAGGGTTGGCGCACCTGTTGCTGCCGTGCATCTCTCTGGCCTCGATCATGTTGCCGTTGTTTATCCGCTTGATCCGCGCGGAAATGATGGAAGTGTTACAGAGCGACTACATCCGTTTTGCCCGAGCAAAAGGTTTGAGTGCCGGCCGGATTAACTTCCTTCATGCTTTGAAGAACACCATGCTGCCGGTGATTACCGTTGGCGGTGTGCAGATTGGCATCATGGTGGCTTATACAATTCTAACCGAGACGGTGTTCCAGTGGCCCGGATTAGGGCTGATGTTCCTGGAAGCCATCACTCGCAGTGACATCCCGCTGATCGTGGCTTATCTGATGGTGGTAGGTCTGATCTTCGTGATAACCAATACTCTGGTGGATTTGATCTACGGATTGGTCAACCCCACCGTCAAACTGGCAGGTAAGAAAGCATGA
- a CDS encoding ABC transporter substrate-binding protein → MKKLLAAFVGSMALAAAPVAMSAEATKELKIAYDSDPVTLDIHEQLSGGILQLSHMAFDPLVRWTKDLGFEPRLAESWERVDENTMRFTLRKGVKFHSGNELTSADVKFTYDRLKESQDFKAIFQPFSGIKIIDDYTFELMTAEPFPLLLNTATYIFPLDSQFYSGETEDGKDKNAILKHGNSFASENLSGTGPFTVADRRQGVRVEFERFDDYWDTESPGNVGKIVLTPIKENATRVSALLSGGVDFIAPVPPNDLDRIKRDRNSELVTMSGTRIILFHMNQERVEAFKNPKVRQAVAYAINQEGIAAKIMKGFATPAAQMSPAGYQGHNENLKPRFDVAKAKQLMKEAGYEDGFTITMMSPNNRYVNDDKIAQAAAAMLARINIKVDLKTLPKAQYWPEYDNRSADMMLIGWHADTEDSANFFEFLTFCTESDSGAGQYNAGNYCNPEIDALVKKANVETDLDKRAAMLQEVERRLYDDAAFVPLHWQDLAWASKKGVNIAPVLNVMNFPYLGDLVVE, encoded by the coding sequence ATGAAAAAATTATTAGCAGCTTTTGTTGGTTCCATGGCGCTGGCGGCTGCGCCGGTAGCTATGTCCGCCGAAGCAACGAAAGAACTGAAGATAGCGTACGATTCCGACCCGGTTACACTGGATATCCATGAGCAACTGTCTGGCGGTATTTTGCAGTTGTCCCACATGGCATTTGATCCGCTCGTGCGTTGGACAAAAGATCTCGGGTTCGAGCCGCGTCTGGCTGAAAGCTGGGAGCGTGTTGATGAGAACACCATGCGCTTTACCTTGCGCAAAGGCGTGAAGTTTCATTCTGGTAACGAGCTCACCTCGGCGGATGTAAAGTTTACTTATGACCGCCTGAAAGAAAGCCAAGACTTTAAGGCCATCTTTCAGCCGTTCAGTGGCATTAAAATCATCGATGATTATACCTTCGAGCTTATGACCGCTGAGCCGTTTCCGCTTCTGCTGAACACGGCGACCTACATTTTCCCGCTGGATAGCCAGTTTTACAGCGGTGAAACCGAAGACGGCAAAGATAAAAATGCCATCCTTAAACACGGCAACTCCTTTGCTTCCGAGAACCTCTCTGGTACTGGGCCTTTCACCGTTGCGGATCGTCGCCAGGGCGTGCGCGTTGAATTTGAACGCTTTGACGACTACTGGGACACCGAGTCCCCGGGCAATGTGGGCAAAATTGTCCTGACACCGATTAAGGAAAATGCGACTCGTGTATCAGCTTTGTTGTCCGGCGGTGTGGATTTCATTGCGCCGGTGCCGCCGAACGATCTGGACCGCATCAAGCGTGATCGCAACAGTGAACTGGTGACCATGAGCGGTACCCGCATCATTCTGTTCCACATGAACCAGGAGCGGGTTGAAGCCTTTAAAAACCCGAAGGTGCGTCAGGCGGTTGCCTACGCCATCAACCAGGAAGGCATTGCGGCCAAGATCATGAAAGGCTTTGCCACGCCGGCAGCCCAAATGTCACCAGCGGGTTATCAGGGCCACAACGAAAACCTGAAGCCGCGGTTTGATGTGGCGAAGGCCAAGCAACTAATGAAAGAAGCGGGTTACGAGGATGGCTTCACCATCACCATGATGTCGCCTAACAACCGCTACGTGAACGATGACAAAATCGCCCAGGCGGCTGCAGCGATGTTGGCTCGTATCAACATTAAAGTGGATCTGAAAACCTTGCCCAAGGCGCAGTACTGGCCGGAGTACGATAACCGCTCAGCGGACATGATGCTGATTGGCTGGCATGCCGATACCGAAGACTCAGCGAACTTCTTCGAGTTCCTGACCTTCTGCACAGAATCCGATTCTGGCGCTGGTCAATACAACGCGGGCAACTACTGCAACCCGGAAATCGACGCACTGGTGAAGAAAGCCAACGTCGAAACCGATCTCGACAAGCGTGCTGCCATGTTGCAAGAAGTTGAGCGGCGCTTGTACGATGACGCCGCTTTTGTACCTTTGCACTGGCAGGATCTGGCCTGGGCGTCTAAGAAAGGCGTCAACATTGCACCTGTACTCAACGTGATGAACTTCCCGTATTTGGGTGATCTCGTTGTTGAATAA
- a CDS encoding GGDEF domain-containing response regulator yields MVSNKKTIRVHIIDDDPADFLILDELLLGSTRYRFQLCHFGTLDEARQELLAPECDVFLVDYFLGRETACDILREARRIHCEVPIVVLTGADSQTIDDEVLELGAADFLPKGEISLSLLERTIRHAIRHKEAELELQSLVKRDPLTGLGNRLLFEEILESSLARCKRSGGKLAVLFLDLDRFKEINDSLGHPTGDLLLLLISDRLKAVVRESDFIARIGGDEFTILIDDLHSVGDALAVADKIVFALSRPSPVGAHELNITASVGVALYPENGDTPIKLMQKADIALYEAKRNGGSKIQCFTANLQTQLERHLYIEKGLRYALEHDQFELYLQPQWALEDQRLTGFEALLRWHVGADEMISPFEFIPVAEKTGLIVPVGEWVVSKVCDYLREWLQQGVSDCRIALNVSPLQLKSGRFVDALETLAASNGIALEQLEVEVTEESLLDSGEEHGRVANELVRLRALGVKIAIDDFGTGYSSLRYLRQFPADIVKIDKSFVSEGSVELKEPEICTAIVTMAKSLGMEVIAEGIETPQQLASLREIGCSLGQGYLVSEPQNFKEASEWALRGRADGKA; encoded by the coding sequence GTGGTAAGCAATAAGAAAACGATTCGGGTTCATATTATCGACGATGACCCCGCTGATTTCCTTATTCTGGACGAGTTGCTCCTAGGCTCGACACGTTATCGGTTTCAGTTGTGCCATTTTGGCACGCTGGACGAAGCGCGCCAGGAATTGTTGGCGCCGGAATGCGATGTGTTTCTGGTGGATTATTTTCTGGGGCGGGAAACGGCCTGTGACATCCTGCGCGAAGCCCGACGGATCCATTGCGAAGTTCCGATTGTGGTTTTGACTGGGGCCGATTCGCAAACAATAGACGATGAGGTGCTCGAACTGGGCGCCGCCGATTTTTTGCCCAAGGGTGAAATCAGTTTGTCGCTGCTGGAACGTACGATTCGCCATGCGATCCGGCACAAAGAGGCTGAGTTAGAACTTCAGAGTTTGGTGAAGCGAGACCCGTTAACAGGATTGGGCAATCGCCTGCTGTTTGAAGAAATTCTTGAAAGCTCGCTGGCACGGTGCAAGCGCTCAGGCGGTAAATTGGCCGTGCTTTTCCTTGACCTCGACCGCTTCAAGGAGATTAATGATTCGCTGGGCCACCCCACAGGTGATTTGTTGTTGTTGTTGATATCGGATCGCTTGAAAGCGGTTGTTCGTGAGTCTGATTTCATTGCGCGGATTGGCGGTGATGAGTTCACTATTCTCATCGATGATCTGCACAGTGTTGGTGATGCCTTGGCCGTCGCTGACAAAATCGTATTTGCCTTATCACGCCCGTCACCGGTGGGCGCTCACGAGTTAAATATCACCGCCAGTGTAGGTGTCGCGTTGTATCCGGAAAACGGCGATACACCGATCAAACTGATGCAAAAAGCGGACATTGCGCTTTATGAGGCGAAACGAAACGGGGGTAGTAAGATTCAGTGCTTTACGGCCAATTTGCAAACCCAGCTAGAGCGACATCTCTATATCGAAAAAGGGTTGCGGTACGCGTTGGAGCACGACCAGTTTGAATTGTATCTCCAGCCGCAGTGGGCGCTGGAGGACCAGCGTTTAACGGGGTTTGAAGCTTTATTGCGCTGGCATGTGGGTGCCGATGAGATGATATCTCCGTTCGAATTCATTCCGGTTGCCGAGAAGACTGGCCTGATTGTCCCCGTTGGAGAGTGGGTGGTATCGAAAGTCTGCGATTACTTGCGAGAGTGGTTACAGCAGGGTGTATCGGATTGCCGAATTGCCCTCAACGTATCGCCACTGCAACTGAAGTCCGGCAGGTTTGTGGATGCGCTAGAAACGCTGGCGGCATCAAACGGGATAGCGCTGGAGCAGCTTGAAGTTGAAGTCACCGAGGAAAGCTTGCTGGACAGTGGTGAGGAACATGGGCGGGTAGCAAACGAGCTGGTTCGGTTGCGTGCCCTGGGCGTTAAAATAGCCATCGATGATTTTGGGACCGGGTACTCCTCCCTGCGTTATCTACGGCAATTCCCAGCCGACATCGTGAAAATCGACAAAAGTTTTGTATCGGAAGGTTCGGTTGAATTGAAGGAACCGGAGATCTGTACCGCAATTGTGACCATGGCAAAGTCCTTAGGCATGGAGGTCATAGCCGAGGGCATCGAAACACCCCAGCAGTTGGCGTCCCTTCGTGAAATAGGATGTTCGCTGGGTCAGGGATACCTCGTGTCCGAACCCCAGAATTTTAAAGAAGCCAGTGAATGGGCTTTGCGGGGGCGGGCCGACGGTAAGGCATAG
- a CDS encoding response regulator: MADDDPLDQLLTKEAFEEAKAVNPLYFVDNGVELMRYLRREPPYTNEVEYPMPGLILLDLNMPKMDGRECLTEIQKDPRLRFLPIIVMTTSNREEEVLKSYQLGANSYIAKPVDFEKLVAQVKAFHAYWCSVVELPSGKQ; the protein is encoded by the coding sequence ATGGCTGATGACGACCCGCTCGATCAATTGCTGACGAAAGAGGCCTTTGAAGAGGCAAAGGCGGTGAATCCACTCTACTTCGTCGATAATGGCGTTGAGTTGATGCGCTATTTAAGGCGCGAGCCGCCGTATACCAATGAGGTTGAGTATCCCATGCCGGGGCTGATCCTCCTGGACCTGAATATGCCGAAAATGGATGGGCGAGAATGTCTTACTGAAATCCAAAAAGACCCGCGTCTCCGGTTTCTGCCGATCATCGTGATGACCACCTCTAATAGAGAAGAGGAGGTGCTCAAAAGTTATCAGTTGGGAGCCAATTCTTACATTGCCAAACCAGTGGATTTCGAAAAACTGGTGGCCCAGGTGAAAGCATTTCACGCCTATTGGTGTTCAGTAGTGGAGTTGCCTAGTGGTAAGCAATAA
- a CDS encoding ATP-binding protein yields the protein MADTGSLLPEWLDMTFMGHGHCYLWRSDLLALHAISDTLIAAAYFTIPLALYVLLHKRKDIEFEWMFLLFALFIFCCGVTHLMAVYNIWNGAYYLSGFLKALTAVVSLITAALVWPLIPRALALPRPAELQAANMGLQSEIVRRTEIEQNLEKARFDLEGQIEELTRTKQRLEEEIEQRRRLEKQQQHQTRALERSNEDLEQFAFIASHDLREPLRKLMAFTQMLMTGKYGEFNEKGEQFVRYIREAAERMDALLNSLLSYSRISSSDEGHGELSLQQVVEDATRDLQLRIEESQATIKVGDLCWVRGDPAQLRQLMQNLIGNSLKYCPPETPLVIEITARPSMLPGRCEVTVTDNGIGFDGAYKDQIFDVFKRLHGRGEYEGTGMGLAICRKIVERHGGSIIAESEEGKGARFRFDLPQAAGSGDSF from the coding sequence ATGGCTGACACAGGATCCCTCCTGCCGGAGTGGCTGGATATGACGTTCATGGGGCATGGCCATTGCTACCTCTGGCGTTCTGACCTCTTAGCCCTTCATGCTATTTCCGATACGCTCATCGCGGCCGCCTACTTTACCATTCCCCTGGCTTTATACGTGCTTCTCCACAAACGCAAAGACATCGAGTTTGAATGGATGTTTTTGTTGTTTGCGCTTTTTATATTTTGTTGTGGCGTGACCCACCTAATGGCGGTCTACAACATCTGGAACGGAGCCTATTATCTCTCCGGGTTTCTCAAGGCGCTAACGGCGGTGGTTTCCTTGATAACCGCGGCTCTTGTTTGGCCGCTGATCCCACGGGCGTTGGCTTTGCCTCGACCGGCAGAATTGCAAGCTGCCAACATGGGATTACAGTCGGAAATTGTTCGCCGCACTGAAATAGAACAAAACCTTGAAAAGGCGCGATTTGATCTGGAAGGGCAGATCGAAGAACTGACCCGCACCAAGCAAAGGCTGGAAGAAGAAATTGAGCAGCGCCGACGCCTGGAGAAACAGCAGCAGCACCAGACGCGTGCGCTTGAACGTTCCAACGAAGATTTAGAGCAATTTGCTTTTATAGCGTCCCATGATCTTCGGGAACCGCTGCGAAAACTGATGGCGTTTACCCAAATGCTGATGACCGGTAAGTACGGAGAATTCAACGAAAAAGGCGAACAGTTTGTACGGTATATACGGGAGGCGGCCGAGCGTATGGATGCCTTGCTTAACAGCTTGCTCAGTTACAGTCGAATCAGTTCCAGCGACGAAGGTCACGGAGAGCTGAGCTTGCAGCAGGTTGTTGAAGACGCAACCCGGGATCTTCAGCTCCGTATCGAGGAGAGCCAAGCGACGATTAAGGTGGGTGACTTGTGCTGGGTTCGCGGTGATCCAGCGCAGCTTCGGCAGCTGATGCAGAACCTGATCGGCAATTCATTGAAATATTGCCCGCCCGAGACCCCGCTGGTGATCGAGATAACTGCTCGCCCGAGTATGTTGCCCGGTCGCTGCGAGGTGACCGTCACAGACAACGGGATTGGGTTCGACGGCGCCTATAAAGATCAGATCTTTGACGTGTTTAAGCGGCTACATGGTCGGGGTGAATACGAGGGGACCGGAATGGGTCTTGCCATTTGCCGCAAAATTGTGGAACGGCACGGTGGCTCAATCATTGCTGAGAGTGAGGAGGGTAAAGGTGCCCGCTTCCGGTTTGACTTGCCGCAGGCTGCTGGCTCGGGAGACAGCTTTTGA